In one window of Nocardiopsis aegyptia DNA:
- a CDS encoding LacI family DNA-binding transcriptional regulator — translation MDSPKRTTIYDVAREAGVAASTVSRALRNPRRVNAATREHVLQVAERMGYRPSPLATALQSGRTATVAMLVPDITNPHFFGTIKGAERRASAAGITFILSYTEESADNERTQIEHLARSVDGFVLASSRLSDESLWELAEEHNLALVNREVKGLPSAVVDSRVGSRQIVEHLASLGHRSLVYLSGPHQSWPAGERWRGLVDGARGLGMKATRLGPFPPRVVGGGAAADAALVTGATAVVAHNDLLAIGVLRRLAERGVAVPEQVSVVGYDDIFGADFCVPALTTLAGPQDEAGRSAVELLLENRSRSTTRAPDRRVMLPSHLVIRDSTGPAAR, via the coding sequence ATGGACTCCCCGAAGCGCACCACGATCTACGACGTCGCCCGGGAGGCGGGCGTGGCCGCCTCCACGGTCTCGCGTGCCCTGCGCAACCCCCGCCGCGTCAACGCCGCCACCCGCGAGCACGTCCTCCAGGTCGCCGAGCGCATGGGCTACCGCCCCAGCCCCCTGGCGACGGCGCTGCAGTCCGGGCGGACCGCGACCGTGGCGATGCTGGTGCCGGACATCACCAACCCGCACTTCTTCGGGACGATCAAGGGCGCCGAGCGGCGCGCCTCCGCGGCCGGGATCACGTTCATCCTCAGCTACACCGAGGAGTCTGCCGACAACGAGCGCACCCAGATCGAGCACCTGGCCCGCTCAGTGGACGGGTTCGTCCTGGCGTCGAGCCGGTTGTCGGACGAGAGCCTCTGGGAGCTGGCGGAGGAGCACAATCTGGCCCTGGTCAACCGGGAGGTCAAAGGGCTGCCCAGCGCCGTGGTCGACAGCCGGGTGGGCAGCCGGCAGATCGTGGAGCACCTGGCCTCGCTGGGGCACCGGTCGCTCGTCTACCTGTCGGGGCCGCACCAGTCCTGGCCGGCCGGGGAGCGCTGGCGCGGGCTGGTCGACGGAGCACGCGGCCTGGGCATGAAGGCGACCCGGCTGGGCCCCTTCCCGCCGCGCGTGGTCGGCGGGGGCGCGGCGGCCGACGCCGCCCTGGTGACGGGGGCCACGGCCGTGGTCGCCCACAACGACCTGCTGGCGATCGGGGTGCTCCGCCGCCTGGCCGAGCGGGGCGTGGCCGTGCCGGAGCAGGTGAGCGTGGTCGGCTACGACGACATCTTCGGCGCCGACTTCTGCGTTCCGGCGCTCACGACCCTCGCCGGACCGCAGGACGAGGCGGGCCGCTCGGCCGTGGAACTGCTGTTGGAGAACCGGTCCCGCTCCACGACCCGCGCACCCGACCGCCGGGTCATGCTGCCCTCGCACCTGGTCATCCGCGACTCCACGGGCCCCGCGGCCCGCTGA
- a CDS encoding GyrI-like domain-containing protein — protein MTDKTDFKRTLDCYRAAAGRFRTVDVPDLRYLMVDGHGDPNTSPAFTEAVEALYPVAYKLKFASKRDLGRDYVVMPLEGLWWAEDMDSFTAARDKSRWDWTLMIMVPDWTDQDMFAAAVERAGARNRPARLDDVRLETLSEGRCVQTLHVGPFDEEADVLARMHHEFIPEQGLRMAGRHHEIYLSDFRRAAPHRLRTILRQPVTAAPAG, from the coding sequence ATGACGGACAAGACCGACTTCAAGCGGACGCTCGACTGCTACCGGGCCGCCGCGGGCCGCTTCCGGACCGTGGACGTGCCGGATCTGCGCTACCTCATGGTCGACGGCCACGGGGACCCGAACACCTCGCCGGCCTTCACCGAGGCGGTCGAGGCGCTCTACCCGGTCGCCTACAAGCTGAAGTTCGCGAGCAAGCGGGACCTCGGGCGGGACTACGTCGTCATGCCCCTGGAGGGCCTGTGGTGGGCGGAGGACATGGACTCCTTCACCGCGGCGCGCGACAAGTCGCGGTGGGACTGGACACTGATGATCATGGTCCCGGACTGGACCGACCAGGACATGTTCGCCGCCGCCGTCGAACGAGCCGGGGCGAGGAACCGGCCCGCCCGGCTGGACGACGTCCGCCTGGAGACGCTGTCCGAGGGCCGCTGCGTGCAGACGCTGCACGTGGGCCCGTTCGACGAGGAGGCGGACGTGCTCGCCCGGATGCACCACGAGTTCATCCCGGAGCAGGGGCTGCGCATGGCGGGCAGGCACCACGAGATCTACCTCAGCGACTTTCGCCGGGCCGCCCCGCACAGGCTCCGCACCATCCTGAGGCAACCGGTCACCGCCGCCCCGGCCGGGTGA
- a CDS encoding helix-turn-helix domain-containing protein: protein MQLRYQYRLYPDDGQRAALARLFGCVRVVFNDALGRVNPVKASNSHRAPWP from the coding sequence ATGCAGCTTCGGTACCAGTACCGCCTCTACCCGGACGACGGGCAGCGCGCCGCGCTGGCCCGCCTGTTCGGATGTGTGCGGGTGGTGTTCAACGACGCTCTGGGACGGGTCAACCCGGTCAAGGCGTCCAACAGTCACAGGGCACCGTGGCCGTGA
- a CDS encoding RNA polymerase sigma factor, protein MDEARLRTLTPSVISALVRRGADFAAAEDAVQDALVEAVRGWGDEPPRDPAGWLVTVAWRRFLDAVRADTTRRHREVRVEGEPPPGPGVSVDDTLQLYFLCAHPSLTPASAVALTLRAVGGLTTRQIARAYLVPEATMAQRISRAKKTVSGVRFHEPGDVATVLRVLYLVFNEGHSGDVDLAAEAIRLTRQLAAMTRHEEAAGLLALMLLHHARRPARTDPDGRLVPLAEQDRGLWDTRMIAEGVDVLQAALARDRLGEFQAQAAIAALHADAQAAEETDWVQIVEWYDELVRLTDSPVARLNRAVAVGEADGARAGLTALAGLDPALPRYTAVAAYLHERDGDPATAARLYADAARSAASLPERDHLTRQAARLNADHKG, encoded by the coding sequence GTGGATGAGGCCCGGCTGAGGACCCTCACCCCCTCGGTGATCAGCGCCCTCGTCCGCCGCGGAGCCGACTTCGCGGCGGCCGAGGACGCCGTGCAGGACGCGCTGGTGGAGGCCGTGCGCGGATGGGGGGACGAACCGCCGCGCGACCCCGCGGGGTGGCTGGTCACCGTGGCCTGGCGCAGGTTCCTCGACGCCGTGCGCGCCGACACCACCCGTCGGCACCGCGAGGTGCGCGTCGAGGGCGAGCCGCCGCCCGGACCGGGCGTGTCGGTGGACGACACGCTCCAGCTGTACTTCCTGTGCGCGCACCCGTCGCTGACACCGGCCTCGGCGGTCGCGCTCACGCTGCGCGCGGTCGGCGGCCTGACCACCCGCCAGATCGCGCGGGCCTACCTGGTGCCGGAGGCGACCATGGCCCAGCGGATCAGCCGGGCCAAGAAGACCGTCTCCGGTGTCCGGTTCCACGAACCCGGTGACGTGGCCACGGTGCTGCGCGTGCTCTACCTGGTCTTCAACGAGGGCCACTCCGGCGACGTCGACCTCGCCGCCGAGGCGATCCGGCTCACCCGGCAACTGGCGGCCATGACCCGCCACGAGGAGGCCGCGGGCCTGCTCGCGCTCATGCTGCTGCACCACGCGCGGCGCCCGGCCCGGACCGACCCCGACGGCCGGCTCGTGCCGCTCGCCGAACAGGACCGGGGCCTGTGGGACACCCGCATGATCGCCGAGGGCGTGGACGTGCTCCAGGCGGCCCTGGCCCGCGACCGCCTGGGCGAGTTCCAGGCCCAGGCCGCCATCGCCGCGCTGCACGCCGACGCACAGGCGGCCGAGGAGACCGACTGGGTGCAGATCGTCGAGTGGTACGACGAGCTGGTGCGCCTGACCGACAGCCCCGTGGCCCGCCTCAACCGGGCTGTCGCGGTCGGCGAGGCCGACGGCGCGCGGGCCGGCCTGACCGCGCTGGCCGGACTCGACCCCGCGCTGCCCCGGTACACCGCCGTGGCCGCCTACCTGCACGAACGTGACGGCGACCCGGCGACCGCGGCCCGGCTCTACGCTGACGCCGCCCGGTCGGCGGCCAGCCTCCCCGAACGCGACCACCTCACCCGCCAGGCCGCCCGCCTCAACGCGGACCACAAGGGCTGA
- a CDS encoding YciI family protein encodes MAKYLLLKHYRGAPEAVNDVPMDQWRPEEVTAHVQYMNDFAARLVGTGEFVDSQALSPEGTFVRYDGEGRPPVTDGPFAETKDLIAGWMVIDVESHERALELAGELSAAPGAHGKPIHEWLEVRPFLAHQGVTHCG; translated from the coding sequence ATGGCCAAGTACCTGCTGCTCAAGCACTACCGCGGCGCGCCGGAGGCGGTCAACGACGTGCCGATGGACCAGTGGCGGCCGGAGGAGGTCACCGCCCACGTCCAGTACATGAACGACTTCGCGGCGCGGCTCGTGGGCACCGGAGAGTTCGTCGACAGCCAGGCGCTCTCCCCGGAGGGCACGTTCGTCCGCTATGACGGCGAGGGCCGCCCGCCGGTGACCGACGGCCCGTTCGCGGAGACCAAGGACCTGATCGCCGGCTGGATGGTGATCGACGTCGAGAGCCACGAGCGGGCGCTGGAGCTGGCCGGCGAGCTGTCCGCGGCACCGGGCGCGCACGGGAAGCCGATCCACGAGTGGTTGGAGGTGCGCCCGTTCCTGGCCCATCAGGGGGTGACGCACTGTGGATGA
- a CDS encoding NADH-quinone oxidoreductase subunit A, with amino-acid sequence MEGFTAALALALAMGALLLCVYGLSAVVGLGRAPVSGEPFLSGEAVSEHAVSRFHVRWYAVAMLFLAFDMEMVFMYPWVLVVVEKGATAVVEMFAFLAVLMAAVVYAWREGAFRWT; translated from the coding sequence ATGGAGGGATTCACGGCGGCGCTCGCCCTGGCCCTGGCCATGGGCGCCCTCCTGCTGTGCGTGTACGGCCTGTCGGCGGTGGTCGGCCTCGGACGCGCCCCGGTGTCCGGAGAGCCCTTCCTCTCGGGCGAGGCGGTGTCCGAGCACGCCGTGTCGCGCTTCCACGTGCGCTGGTACGCGGTGGCGATGCTCTTCCTGGCCTTCGACATGGAGATGGTCTTCATGTACCCGTGGGTGCTCGTCGTGGTCGAGAAGGGCGCGACGGCCGTCGTGGAGATGTTCGCGTTCCTGGCCGTGCTGATGGCGGCGGTCGTCTACGCCTGGCGGGAGGGGGCGTTCCGGTGGACCTGA
- a CDS encoding NADH-quinone oxidoreductase subunit H, protein MIEGDASPLSLLTLLALLGALAYAAAAGSAVLHARAVGTAPVAAVSAPARESARLLVQRRRTVPGADALLWRLGGALLPVAAALAALVVPLGSTAVSDLSVGVVWFNAMEVLAWCAVWLLGWGANSVWGLVGGYRFLIQGLSYELPHMFALITAALGAGSLRVGDIVAAQEDVWFAVLMPAAFAVYLVSALAMAFWGPFDAPVGRDAAGGAAAEPSGADRLVLLAGRYMLLAVVAAMAVPLFLGGGAGPLLPGWAWSLVKTLAVLGALVWTGHRVPTVRMDRFTEVGWMVLLPLSLLQALVVSVLVLVR, encoded by the coding sequence ATGATTGAGGGTGACGCGTCACCGCTGAGCCTGCTGACCCTCCTCGCGCTGCTGGGCGCGCTGGCCTACGCGGCCGCCGCCGGGTCGGCCGTCCTCCACGCGCGCGCCGTCGGGACCGCGCCCGTGGCCGCGGTCTCCGCCCCGGCCCGGGAGTCGGCGCGGCTGCTCGTGCAGCGGCGACGGACCGTGCCGGGCGCGGACGCCCTGCTGTGGCGCCTGGGCGGAGCGCTCCTGCCGGTGGCCGCGGCCCTGGCCGCGCTGGTGGTCCCGCTGGGGTCGACGGCCGTGAGCGACCTGTCGGTGGGCGTCGTGTGGTTCAACGCGATGGAGGTGCTGGCCTGGTGCGCCGTGTGGCTGCTCGGCTGGGGCGCCAACTCCGTCTGGGGGCTGGTGGGCGGCTACCGCTTCCTGATCCAGGGGCTCTCGTACGAGCTTCCGCACATGTTCGCCCTCATCACGGCCGCCCTGGGCGCCGGGTCGCTGCGGGTGGGCGACATCGTCGCGGCGCAGGAGGACGTGTGGTTCGCCGTGCTGATGCCGGCGGCCTTCGCGGTCTACCTGGTCTCGGCGCTGGCCATGGCGTTCTGGGGCCCGTTCGACGCGCCCGTGGGGCGGGACGCGGCCGGCGGGGCGGCCGCGGAGCCCTCCGGAGCGGACCGCCTGGTGCTGCTCGCCGGGCGGTACATGCTCCTGGCCGTCGTGGCGGCGATGGCGGTGCCGCTGTTCCTGGGCGGCGGCGCGGGCCCGCTCCTGCCCGGCTGGGCGTGGTCGCTGGTCAAGACGCTGGCGGTGCTGGGCGCGCTGGTCTGGACCGGGCACCGGGTGCCCACCGTGCGGATGGACCGGTTCACCGAGGTGGGCTGGATGGTGCTGCTTCCGCTGAGCCTGCTCCAGGCGCTGGTCGTCTCCGTACTCGTACTGGTCCGTTAG
- a CDS encoding HD domain-containing protein has product MPRLTLGEATARFREQRADQSFRSASRRAASRWRTPAFRTPEAPSILRTGLYGRFLGERKGLRPGLDYDDELLFLGCVLHDVGLSPEGDGDQRFDIDGADLAARFLTEQGAAADRVEAVWDAVALHLCFDVAVRKRPEIALVTAGAGYDLGPNGPALPDGYADRVHAVPPRLHASAVLYDEIVGQALAKPHKAPPFSMPGELVRQRTGPEWPTWRQLMDGTPGRNDDDGHPSPA; this is encoded by the coding sequence GTGCCGAGGCTCACGCTAGGGGAGGCCACCGCCCGATTCCGGGAGCAACGCGCCGATCAGTCCTTTCGGTCCGCGTCGAGGCGGGCGGCCTCCCGTTGGCGCACCCCCGCCTTCAGGACGCCTGAAGCCCCGTCCATCCTTCGGACAGGCCTCTACGGGCGCTTCCTCGGGGAGCGGAAGGGACTGCGCCCCGGCCTCGACTACGACGACGAACTGCTCTTCCTCGGCTGCGTCCTGCACGACGTCGGGCTCAGCCCCGAGGGCGACGGGGATCAGCGCTTCGACATCGACGGCGCCGACCTGGCCGCCCGGTTCCTCACCGAACAAGGCGCCGCGGCCGACCGGGTGGAGGCCGTCTGGGACGCCGTCGCCCTGCACCTGTGCTTCGACGTCGCCGTTCGCAAGCGCCCGGAGATCGCGTTGGTGACCGCCGGCGCCGGATACGACCTGGGTCCGAACGGACCGGCCCTCCCCGACGGCTACGCCGACCGCGTCCACGCCGTACCGCCCCGCCTGCACGCCTCGGCCGTGCTCTACGACGAGATCGTCGGCCAGGCGCTCGCCAAACCCCACAAGGCACCACCGTTCAGCATGCCCGGCGAACTCGTCCGCCAGAGGACCGGGCCGGAGTGGCCCACCTGGCGGCAGCTGATGGACGGGACGCCCGGTCGGAACGACGACGACGGCCACCCGTCGCCCGCCTGA
- a CDS encoding glycoside hydrolase family 3 N-terminal domain-containing protein, with protein MAVIKHFAGNVQETNRAAMGLYVWTTEQAWRELHLRPFEAAVKDGGAHGAMTAFNRVGTTWAGGSEALLTDVLRGEWGFEGFVITDAGIVGQGRHFDTRQAVEAGNDMILGLLADLPGDGSYEEELKSYLEQDRAGTLTALRESAHHILYYVLQTNRI; from the coding sequence GTGGCCGTGATCAAGCACTTCGCGGGCAACGTCCAGGAGACCAACCGCGCCGCGATGGGCCTGTACGTGTGGACGACCGAGCAGGCGTGGCGGGAACTGCACCTGCGGCCCTTCGAGGCCGCGGTCAAGGACGGGGGCGCGCACGGGGCGATGACTGCCTTCAACCGGGTGGGCACCACCTGGGCCGGTGGCAGCGAAGCGCTGCTCACCGACGTGCTGCGCGGCGAGTGGGGCTTCGAGGGCTTCGTCATCACCGACGCGGGCATCGTGGGACAGGGCCGCCACTTCGACACCCGCCAGGCCGTCGAGGCGGGCAACGACATGATCCTCGGGCTCCTCGCCGACCTTCCGGGGGACGGCTCCTACGAGGAGGAGCTCAAGTCCTACCTCGAACAGGACCGGGCCGGTACGCTCACCGCCCTGCGCGAGTCGGCGCACCACATCCTGTACTACGTGCTCCAGACGAACAGGATCTGA
- a CDS encoding NADH-quinone oxidoreductase subunit J → MAETVVFAVCAVGAVASGAAVFVVDSMARATFALLASFLFAAVPLLLLELSYLGVLVILMMVMEMMVMVVFMIMYMMNPAGLMPMSMVHNKAGSLAVAAVTFAVLAAGVFLVPWPAREGSPPADPTRQLAEAIMGPHMLVMMLVGMVLFATMVASVVLSTPRGRYDRYGDDLKRTRPDDPIGGGLGR, encoded by the coding sequence ATGGCCGAGACGGTGGTGTTCGCGGTCTGCGCCGTGGGCGCGGTGGCGTCGGGGGCCGCGGTGTTCGTGGTCGACTCCATGGCCCGGGCGACCTTCGCGCTGCTCGCGTCGTTCCTGTTCGCCGCGGTACCGCTGCTGCTGTTGGAGCTGTCCTACCTCGGGGTGCTGGTGATCCTCATGATGGTGATGGAGATGATGGTGATGGTCGTCTTCATGATCATGTACATGATGAACCCGGCCGGGCTCATGCCGATGAGCATGGTGCACAACAAGGCGGGTTCGCTCGCGGTGGCGGCCGTGACGTTCGCCGTCCTCGCCGCGGGGGTGTTCCTCGTCCCCTGGCCCGCCCGCGAGGGTTCGCCTCCGGCCGATCCGACCCGGCAGCTCGCCGAGGCGATCATGGGGCCGCACATGCTGGTCATGATGCTCGTGGGCATGGTGCTCTTCGCGACGATGGTCGCCTCGGTGGTCCTCTCGACCCCGCGCGGGCGCTACGACCGCTACGGCGACGACCTGAAGCGGACCCGCCCCGACGACCCGATCGGCGGGGGGCTCGGCCGATGA
- a CDS encoding PadR family transcriptional regulator, which produces MELTPAELTILGLVVERPRHGYDLEQVIERRGIRQWADIGFSSIYYLLTKLEKRGLVHVPDAPAAAKSRRVLHATGAGRRAAAEGALALIQEPRPVPHPLLVGLANLPLLSEREYAAALRTRLAGVEERIAAVGAAERAQSPTGTAAREVFSYSLSLLEAERSWLAERVEVST; this is translated from the coding sequence GTGGAGCTGACACCCGCCGAACTCACGATCCTGGGCCTGGTCGTCGAGCGGCCCCGGCACGGCTACGACCTGGAACAGGTCATCGAGCGCCGCGGCATCCGCCAGTGGGCCGACATCGGCTTCTCCTCGATCTACTACCTGCTCACCAAACTGGAGAAGCGGGGCCTGGTCCACGTCCCGGACGCCCCGGCCGCGGCGAAGTCCCGCCGCGTCCTCCACGCCACCGGCGCCGGCCGGCGGGCCGCGGCGGAGGGCGCGCTCGCCCTCATCCAGGAGCCGCGACCGGTACCGCACCCGCTGCTGGTGGGGCTGGCGAACTTGCCGCTGCTCTCCGAACGGGAGTACGCCGCGGCGCTGCGCACCAGGCTCGCCGGGGTGGAGGAGCGCATCGCCGCGGTGGGCGCGGCCGAGCGCGCGCAGTCGCCCACCGGGACGGCGGCGCGTGAGGTGTTCTCGTACTCGCTGAGCCTCCTGGAGGCGGAGAGGTCGTGGCTCGCCGAGCGAGTCGAGGTGTCGACATGA